The proteins below are encoded in one region of Kogia breviceps isolate mKogBre1 chromosome 8, mKogBre1 haplotype 1, whole genome shotgun sequence:
- the LOC131760796 gene encoding LOW QUALITY PROTEIN: protein SPATA31F1 (The sequence of the model RefSeq protein was modified relative to this genomic sequence to represent the inferred CDS: inserted 2 bases in 2 codons; deleted 1 base in 1 codon; substituted 3 bases at 3 genomic stop codons), with protein sequence MLSLTSVLWDLGYPLYTYGSIFIIILIIWQVKKSYHGLTLEPKRSCCRRHRKVKQRARDAASRARRLSREEAEKPWELPSLMRSQGWLPQEGSVRQLLYADSCCQTCDAMALEIQQVVVGENTLISPTSRRPSQGCSYLEILSTSKVSSEQSLEHRSPHSKDPSLPSATLTVSEKSLTQSAAQSTGAASIRDYWAEHLKLRQGFQVPEVPRGPETTFSSRFEEPKVSVNLQEMMQSNPNLVCGNQGQQPLNSQVSLLTLNREITTLTYAMALHMVTVLPAHLLFLSTEVWRLLEVHVKGLMHFQRWGLPRHVEESLRQLIPDPPLFYHPVHNQPVSFIQNDTSQFSIEKFGTVSYQNWGSCMAGQPSQDFWVSKXSIIDPEQRHYYQQIPDNMALALLSPALKELRGLYLMPGQQANDSVGHVQPKYSQLFCGLPSLHSESWVDTFLGSKGLSMNESMSKPPLKAPFLFKKLSFLPLMPKTPPQSAPPSSPSSPNRIAPPEHRQAQINIPFLTLDECEALEWYLLQRQLQLQWGLPDVFQRDQHTQSPVKDKPCNKAQSSETVKTSWPGQPISVLTRELPFFPEHARRKLEFQLQRQLIHHCWGLPQKIQQSIHLLLSPADEQTLSWSSTVLDNVNVPRPTALEGTGVGNPFPAIKDPVSVPMPHLFDQAKAILQSHIDSKCGQIHQGKVPVYVCGSWECRIPGGLEVAPFTXTPESKPLELQAANDPDKQQKITPWMPTALDQQQQASPDAITEHPKLPQALSEGAVEKLETTLRHKYLAFLSGMPALYYVALSRAMAPAITSQAMKTEMMPXPVEFPVEPLTQMTLPEEQSLSPGPGFQDANETCADIAGEFQAEVQMEGIIKMVPLESQTEPAKPYSLGEPILAKLNFHLRKKILEINWXIPLKARESREQTVAMPENIWTQESLGSLNNHGRTLLQELPIPPDMPRALDPEWLHLKQQLATELKAVHQKQKQPSSRAVPHDSVHWASKISLPSGDMTETQVLCVQLEAGVNNPSLEEPQSPDKSKDSAQDPTLAEKREEPGKPKVAGDHGEGDARFAVPSTREKSHSAEAQRPEGMLLNRTPCSPWRRRHRFHPDAPCQHSPQHHPQLKFPEIPPGVPGRKDSEKNDLQDSQAKLNVILKPARAPENAQPVVPQASQGQPFLGQLIPGEPLQGQTLQGQVLQGQMMPGYTHKRPSLPKSGLRNQMKSFLHCIKPKTKGKGREESMSSTCEKVANTRKENVAKSLAPAISSKGXTKTEKTREDPKARFPPTEKQVGLAFLDGPHSPDSKLRHRSHSHQLHSASVLGIPRRCPRHCPRVACAIQPGDPPSLSPRMEILVCSRRPSAFERLCSLLNVCIPRIGLLLSFSLMYRWAECHPKYTLYL encoded by the exons ATGCTGAGCCTGACTTCTGTTTTGTGGGATTTGGGGTATCCCTTATATACCTATGGCTCCATCTTCATTATTATCCTAATTATCTGGCAAGTGAAAAAGAGTTACCATGGATTAACACTGGAACCTAAAAGGAGCTGCTGCCGG CGTCACCGAAAAGTCAAACAAAGGGCTAGAGATGCAGCATCAAGAG CTAGGAGACTTTCCCGGGAAGAAGCTGAGAAGCCGTGGGAACTGCCCTCTCTCATGAGAAG CCAGGGCTGGCTTCCTCAGGAGGGGAGCGTGCGGCAGCTCCTGTATGCAGATTCCTGCTGCCAAACCTGCGATGCCATGGCTCTGGAGATTCAGCAGGTGGTGGTGGGTGAGAACACCCTGATCTCCCCCACTTCAAGGAGGCCGTCGCAGGGCTGCTCTTACCTAGAGATTTTGTCCACGTCTAAAGTGTCTTCTGAGCAGAGTCTGGAGCACCGTTCCCCACACTCCAAAGACCCTTCACTTCCATCTGCAACCCTCACAGTGTCAGAGAAATCCTTAACCCAGTCAGCTGCCCAGTCAACTGGTGCAGCTAGCATCCGTGATTACTGGGCTGAACACCTCAAGCTAAGGCAGGGATTTCAAGTACCAGAGGTGCCCAGGGGCCCAGAGACTACGTTTTCTTCAAGGTTTGAGGAACCTAAGGTTTCAGTGAACCTGCAGGAGATGATGCAGAGCAACCCCAACCTTGTCTGTGGGAACCAAGGCCAGCAGCCCTTGAATTCTCAGGTCTCTCTGCTGACCCTGAACCGAGAAATCACAACCCTGACATATGCTATGGCCTTACATATGGTCACTGTCCTCCCTGCCCACCTGTTATTCCTCAGTACTGAAGTCTGGAGGCTTCTTGAGGTACATGTAAAAGGACTGATGCACTTCCAGAGGTGGGGGCTTCCCAGACATGTGGAAGAGTCCCTGAGGCAGCTTATACCAGATCCGCCATTATTTTACCACCCTGTACATAACCAACCAGTTTCTTTCATCCAGAATGATACTTCTCAGTTCTCTATTGAGAAATTTGGGACCGTTTCATACCAGAACTGGGGTTCATGTATGGCCGGCCAGCCCAGCCAGGACTTCTGGGTTTCTAAATAGTCCATTATTGACCCAGAACAAAGACACTACTACCAGCAAATCCCAGACAATATGGCTCTAGCCTTGCTCTCTCCAGCCCTTAAAGAATTAAGGGGCCTTTATCTAATGCCTGGGCAACAGGCTAACGACTCAGTGGGCCATGTGCAGCCGAAATATAGCCAGCTATTCTGTGGCCTCCCTTCTCTGCACAGTGAGTCCTGGGTTGACACTTTCTTGGGTTCTAAAGGCCTCTCCATGAACGAGAGCATGTCCAAGCCCCCCTTGAAGGCTCCTTTTCTCTTCAAGaagctctccttcctccctctgatGCCTAAAACTCCACCCCAGTCAGCTCCACCCTCTTCTCCATCTTCCCCAAATCGGATTGCTCCACCTGAGCACCGACAAGCTCAGATCAATATCCCGTTTCTGACCCTAGATGAGTGTGAAGCCTTGGAGTGGTACCTGCTGCAGCGGCAGCTCCAGCTTCAGTGGGGCTTGCCAGATGTTTTCCAGAGAGATCAGCACACCCAGAGCCCCGTGAAGGATAAGCCCTGCAACAAAGCCCAGTCTTCTGAGACTGTGAAAACTTCCTGGCCAGGGCAGCCCATCTCAGTCCTCACAAGGGAACTACCCTTCTTCCCAGAGCATGCCAGGAGGAAGCTGGAATTCCAACTCCAGAGACAGTTGATTCACCATTGCTGGGGCCTGCCCCAGAAGATCCAGCAGTCCATCCATTTGCTCCTGTCCCCCGCTGACGAGCAGACTCTCTCCTGGAGCAGCACAGTCCTAGACAATGTGAACGTCCCCCGACCTACAGCTCTAGAGGGCACTGGCGTTGGCAACCCATTCCCAGCCATCAAGGACCCAGTGTCAGTCCCTATGCCACACTTGTTTGACCAGGCCAAGGCAATATTGCAGAGCCACATCGACTCCAAATGTGGGCAGATTCACCAGGGCAAGGTTCCTGTCTATGTATGTGGCTCCTGGGAGTGCAGAATTCCTGGGGGCCTGGAAGTGGCTCCCTTTACCTGAACCCCAGAAAGCAAGCCCCTAGAACTACAGGCAGCAAATGATCCagacaaacaacagaaaattacaCCCTGGATGCCAACGGCCCTTGACCAGCAGCAGCAAGCCTCACCAGATGCTATCACTGAACATCCTAAGCTGCCCCAAGCCCTGTCCGAGGGAGCCGTTGAAAAACTGGAGACAACTTTACGGCACAAGTATCTGGCCTTCTTGTCAGGGATGCCTGCTCTTTATTATGTGGCTCTCTCCAGGGCCATGGCCCCAGCAATAACTTCCCAAGCTATGAAAACAGAGATGATGC GGCCTGTTGAATTTCCAGTAGAACCTCTGACTCAGATGACCTTACCTGAAGAGCAGAGTCTAAGTCCTGGGCCAGGCTTTCAAGATGCCAACGAGACTTGTGCAGACATTGCAGGTGAGTTCCAGGCTGAAGTGCAGATGGAAGGAATAATCAAGATGGTGCCTCTAGAAAGCCAGACAGAGCCTGCAAAGCCCTACTCACTCGGGGAACCCATCTTGGCCAAACTAAATTTCCATCTGAGAAAGAAGATCCtagagataaatt gaattcCCCTAAAGGCAAGGGAGTCCAGGGAACAAACTGTAGCAATGCCAGAGAACATATGGACACAGGAGTCTCTTGGGAGTCTAAACAACCACGGAAGAACATTGCTCCAGGAACTCCCCATCCCACCAGATATGCCACGTGCCCTGGATCCAGAATGGCTCCACCTCAAACAACAACTGGCCACTGAGTTAAAGGCAGTGCATCAGAAACAGAAGCAACCCAGTTCCAGGGCAGTACCCCATGATTCTGTCCACTGGGCCTCCAAGATCTCACTACCCAGTGGGGAC ATGACAGAGACCCAGGTGCTTTGTGTTCAGCTGGAGGCCGGTGTGAACAACCCCAGCCTAGAGGAGCCCCAAAGCCCTGACAAGAGCAAGGACTCAGCCCAAGACCCCACACtggcagaaaagagagaggagcCAGGCAAACCCAAAGTGGCAGGGGACCACGGAGAAGGGGATGCCAGGTTTGCAGTCCCCTCCACAAGAGAAAAAAGCCACTCCGCTGAAGCCCAGAGGCCAGAAGGGATGCTTCTGAACAGGACACCCTGCAGCCCCTGGCGACGGAGACATCGCTTTCACCCTGATGCTCCCTGTCAGCACAGTCCCCAGCATCACCCTCAGCTTAAATTCCCAGAGATACCTCCTGGAGTCCCTGGGCGGAAAGACTCAGAGAAGAATGACCTGCAAGACAGTCAAGCCAAGCTCAATGTCATCCTCAAACCAGCAAGGGCTCCTGAGAATGCCCAGCCTGTGGTGCCCCAGGCGTCACAGGGCCAGCCTTTCCTGGGCCAACTCATTCCAGGTGAGCCATTGCAGGGCCAAACTTTACAAGGTCAGGTTTTGCAGGGGCAGATGATGCCAGGCTATACTCACAAGAGGCCCAGCCTTCCAAAATCTGGCTTGAGAAATCAGATGAAATCTTTTCTACACTGTATTAAACCCAAAACAAAAGGCAAAGGGCGTGAGGAATCCATGTCCTCCACATGTGAGAAAGTGGctaacacaagaaaagaaaatgtagcaaAGAGCCTGGCTCCAGCCATAAGTTCCAAGGGGTGAACTAAGACAGAGAAGACAAGAGAGGACCCAAAGGCCAGGTTTCCGCCTACTGAGAAGCAGGTGGGCCTGGCCTTCTTGGATGGTCCCCACTCCCCAGACAGTAAGCTCCGGCACCGCTCCCACTCCCATCAACTCCACTCTGCCTCAGTCCTGGGCATCCCCCGCCGCTGCCCTCGGCACTGTCCTCGAGTGGCTTGTGCCATCCAACCAGGGGACCCACCCTCACTCTCACCTCGGATGGAAATATTGGTCTGCTCAAGAAGACCCAGCGCATTCGAAAGACTCTGTAGTCTCCTCAATGTCTGCATCCCTAGAATAGGACTGCTACTGTCATTTTCATTAATGTACAGGTGGGCAGAGTGCCACCCAAAATATACTCTATATCTCTAA